The Corynebacterium tuberculostearicum genome window below encodes:
- a CDS encoding acylphosphatase yields the protein MALERMTAFVHGHVQGVGFRWWTRSRALELGLSGHATNLRDGRVQVVAEGPREKCEDLLGLLNEQPSTTRRPGTVDLVVEQWASPKGESGFIER from the coding sequence ATGGCACTGGAGAGAATGACCGCTTTTGTCCATGGGCACGTCCAAGGAGTGGGCTTTCGTTGGTGGACGCGCTCCCGGGCCTTGGAGCTCGGTTTGAGCGGGCATGCCACCAATCTGAGAGATGGCCGGGTGCAGGTGGTAGCGGAAGGCCCGCGGGAGAAATGCGAGGACTTGCTGGGCCTCCTCAATGAGCAGCCGAGTACGACCCGCCGCCCGGGAACGGTGGATCTGGTTGTCGAACAATGGGCTTCCCCTAAGGGCGAATCTGGCTTCATCGAACGTTAA
- a CDS encoding alanine/glycine:cation symporter family protein, with product MDFLENVVTTFNDGVWSWILPWLLIAAGLFFGIRTALVQVRMVPDMFRAVVERPKGEGRDEDEDYGGISAFKAFTISAASRVGTGNVAGVAVAISVGGPGAVFWMWLIAILGGATAFIESTLAQLWKVRDGDGYRGGPAYYMKRGLGWGPLGVLFSIAIAFTFGLVYNAFQTNAIADAVSFSFDRDDTMFRAIIGVVIAVVAGLIIFGGVNRIANITQIIVPFMAVAYLLVGGFVVITNFDKVPGMVGDIVGHALGIKEIAGAGLGAAMMKGIQRGLFSNEAGEGSAPNAAATAAVSHPVKQGLVQTLGVYFDTLVVCTITAFIILLGPEIAYGAEAEGVSLTQAALSSEVGEWGIHFVSFILFFLAFSSILGNYYLAESNLEYLTQSKPALVIFRLVVLFFVWFGAVGSLPLVFALADTGAATMVILNIIVIVPLSGVAIKLLKNYNKQRSHGIDPVFHRDMMPELKGVECWDGSDPVTRRSEEDRRVLRDKGHHDRY from the coding sequence ATGGATTTTCTTGAAAATGTCGTAACGACATTTAATGACGGCGTCTGGTCGTGGATTCTGCCCTGGCTGCTCATCGCTGCGGGCCTATTCTTCGGCATCCGTACCGCTTTGGTGCAGGTGCGCATGGTGCCGGACATGTTCCGGGCCGTCGTCGAGCGACCCAAGGGGGAAGGTCGCGATGAGGACGAGGACTATGGGGGTATCTCTGCTTTTAAGGCCTTCACTATTTCGGCCGCTTCCCGCGTCGGCACCGGTAACGTGGCCGGAGTGGCCGTGGCCATTTCCGTGGGCGGCCCAGGTGCTGTCTTTTGGATGTGGCTCATCGCCATCCTTGGTGGTGCAACTGCATTCATCGAATCCACCCTGGCGCAGCTGTGGAAGGTACGCGATGGTGATGGTTACCGTGGTGGCCCTGCGTACTACATGAAGCGCGGTTTGGGCTGGGGCCCGCTTGGCGTTCTTTTCTCCATCGCTATCGCTTTTACCTTTGGTTTGGTCTACAACGCCTTCCAGACCAACGCCATCGCGGATGCGGTGTCCTTCTCTTTTGACCGCGATGACACCATGTTCCGTGCCATCATCGGTGTTGTTATCGCCGTGGTTGCAGGCCTCATCATCTTTGGCGGTGTTAACCGCATTGCCAATATCACCCAGATCATCGTGCCTTTTATGGCGGTGGCCTACCTGCTTGTCGGCGGTTTTGTAGTCATCACGAACTTTGACAAGGTGCCGGGAATGGTTGGCGATATTGTCGGCCACGCTCTGGGTATTAAGGAAATCGCTGGCGCCGGTCTCGGTGCGGCCATGATGAAGGGTATTCAGCGTGGACTGTTTTCCAACGAAGCTGGTGAGGGCTCTGCTCCGAATGCAGCGGCTACCGCGGCAGTCTCGCACCCGGTCAAGCAGGGCCTGGTGCAAACCCTTGGCGTGTACTTCGACACCTTGGTGGTGTGTACCATCACCGCCTTCATCATCTTGCTGGGGCCGGAGATTGCCTACGGCGCCGAAGCAGAAGGCGTCTCCTTGACCCAGGCGGCTTTGTCTTCTGAGGTGGGCGAGTGGGGCATCCACTTCGTCAGCTTCATTCTTTTCTTCCTGGCTTTCTCCTCCATCCTGGGCAATTATTACTTGGCGGAATCTAACCTGGAGTACCTCACCCAGAGCAAGCCTGCGCTGGTAATTTTCCGCCTCGTTGTGCTTTTCTTTGTCTGGTTCGGCGCAGTGGGCTCTCTGCCGCTGGTCTTTGCCTTGGCCGATACCGGTGCGGCAACCATGGTGATTCTCAATATTATCGTCATCGTGCCACTCTCCGGTGTGGCGATTAAGTTGCTCAAGAATTACAACAAGCAGCGCAGCCACGGCATTGACCCGGTATTCCACCGCGATATGATGCCGGAGCTGAAGGGCGTAGAGTGCTGGGACGGATCGGATCCTGTCACTCGCCGCAGCGAGGAGGATCGCCGCGTGTTGCGCGATAAGGGACACCACGACCGCTATTAG
- the mutM gene encoding bifunctional DNA-formamidopyrimidine glycosylase/DNA-(apurinic or apyrimidinic site) lyase: protein MPELPEVESVRRGLEPHVVGRTFESVQVLHPRANRGQDEPLSGLLIGKEVAAVARRGKFMWLEFVGEDSMDPHRDVLFIHLGMSGQVRIGTTDSPHLRISAQLSGGVELSFVDQRTFGYWLYAPWAKISHIGIDPLEPDFDIVATARRLRAKKTAVKTALLDQTLASGIGNIYADESLWAAQIPPRKRASTLRQKDAVALLEAAQEVMAAALKVGGTSFDSLYVNVNGESGYFSRSLAAYGRAGQPCQRCGTPLERCVISGRSTHFCPHCQ from the coding sequence ATGCCGGAACTGCCGGAAGTCGAGTCCGTCCGCCGGGGTCTTGAGCCCCACGTGGTGGGGCGGACTTTTGAGTCTGTGCAAGTCCTGCACCCGCGTGCCAACCGTGGCCAAGATGAGCCACTCTCCGGTCTTCTTATCGGTAAAGAGGTCGCCGCTGTGGCTCGGCGGGGAAAGTTCATGTGGCTGGAATTTGTGGGCGAAGATTCCATGGATCCCCACCGCGACGTCCTCTTCATCCACTTGGGCATGTCGGGCCAAGTTCGAATCGGCACGACCGATTCGCCGCATCTGCGCATTAGCGCTCAGCTAAGCGGTGGGGTAGAGCTTAGCTTTGTAGACCAGCGCACCTTTGGCTATTGGCTCTATGCACCGTGGGCGAAGATCTCGCACATTGGCATTGACCCGTTGGAACCAGACTTCGACATTGTGGCAACCGCACGGCGCTTGCGGGCCAAGAAGACTGCAGTAAAGACTGCACTATTGGATCAAACCTTGGCTTCTGGAATCGGCAATATCTATGCCGATGAATCCCTGTGGGCGGCACAGATTCCGCCCCGCAAAAGGGCATCGACGTTGCGGCAAAAGGATGCCGTAGCTCTGCTTGAAGCGGCCCAAGAGGTCATGGCCGCCGCCCTAAAAGTGGGTGGCACGAGCTTCGATTCCTTGTACGTCAACGTGAATGGTGAATCGGGATACTTCTCGCGGTCCCTGGCCGCGTATGGGCGGGCTGGCCAGCCCTGTCAGCGCTGCGGAACGCCCTTGGAGCGCTGCGTAATTTCAGGACGTTCCACCCATTTCTGCCCCCATTGTCAATAA
- the rnc gene encoding ribonuclease III, with translation MSRKKKLTGEEALAAEFAAVDHSPLLESLGVDLQPEHLRLALTHRSFANENGHLPNNERLEFLGDAVLGLSVASQLYITYPSRPESDISKMRASIVSRYGLSDIAREINLGPHILLGKGEQSTGGRDKDSILADTTEAIFGAIYREHGFETARDVILRLFAEKIDNATVSGRHLDWKTTLQELCAELKAPMPVYSATSTGPEHDQTFNAVATVAGLTVGNGVGHNKKLAEQQAAQEACQTLRETPLLVQGTAHKEG, from the coding sequence ATGAGCCGCAAAAAGAAGCTAACCGGGGAAGAGGCACTGGCAGCCGAATTTGCTGCAGTAGACCACAGCCCACTGTTGGAATCGCTCGGCGTGGACTTGCAGCCAGAACACCTGCGCCTAGCGCTTACTCACCGCTCTTTTGCCAATGAGAATGGGCATTTGCCTAATAACGAGCGCTTGGAGTTTCTGGGCGATGCGGTGCTGGGCCTGTCGGTGGCCTCCCAGCTCTACATCACTTATCCCTCTCGTCCGGAATCGGATATTTCCAAGATGCGTGCCTCGATCGTCTCGCGCTACGGACTATCGGATATCGCTCGTGAGATAAACCTCGGCCCACACATTTTGCTGGGCAAGGGAGAGCAGTCCACTGGTGGCCGCGATAAGGATTCCATCCTTGCCGATACCACCGAGGCGATCTTTGGCGCCATCTACCGCGAGCATGGATTCGAAACTGCGCGAGATGTCATCCTGCGCCTATTTGCAGAAAAGATCGACAATGCGACCGTGAGTGGCCGCCATCTGGATTGGAAGACCACTTTGCAGGAGCTGTGTGCCGAGCTTAAGGCACCGATGCCGGTCTACTCGGCTACCTCCACCGGCCCAGAACATGACCAGACCTTTAACGCGGTAGCTACCGTCGCTGGTCTGACCGTGGGCAATGGAGTGGGACACAATAAGAAGCTGGCCGAGCAGCAAGCAGCTCAAGAGGCGTGCCAGACTTTGCGTGAGACTCCTCTCTTGGTGCAGGGCACTGCGCATAAAGAAGGCTAA
- a CDS encoding YceD family protein, with product MTSPLKFDVGELLNAQGADAPPEQRTQTGPAPERIGVEMIAIPKGEELTVDATLTPLGAGVLVDANVSGRLTGECSRCLKELHPELDLHVTQVFAADESFVSGDDPAADDEGSGDEIPEIEDDELDLLQAVIDEAGLNLPFAPVCEDRCEIDTPEGVTTGISGEEEEDKVDPRWAGLEKFL from the coding sequence ATGACATCACCATTGAAGTTCGATGTGGGCGAATTGTTGAACGCCCAAGGCGCTGACGCACCGCCGGAGCAACGCACCCAGACCGGCCCCGCACCTGAGAGGATCGGCGTCGAGATGATCGCTATTCCGAAGGGTGAGGAGCTCACCGTAGACGCCACCTTGACCCCTCTAGGTGCAGGTGTCTTGGTGGATGCCAACGTATCTGGACGGCTGACAGGGGAATGCTCCCGGTGCTTGAAGGAACTGCACCCAGAGCTGGACTTGCATGTCACGCAGGTCTTTGCTGCCGATGAATCCTTCGTCTCCGGCGATGATCCTGCAGCCGATGATGAAGGCTCCGGAGATGAGATTCCGGAGATCGAAGACGATGAGCTGGATCTATTGCAGGCCGTGATCGATGAGGCAGGCCTCAACCTTCCCTTCGCGCCGGTGTGTGAGGACCGCTGTGAGATTGACACGCCTGAAGGGGTGACCACCGGTATCTCTGGCGAAGAAGAGGAAGACAAGGTCGATCCCCGCTGGGCTGGTTTGGAGAAGTTCCTATGA
- a CDS encoding DivIVA domain-containing protein, with translation MYRVFESLDELVQHLEEAHSLPMTSNCMVPRHEMLALLDDLRNALPVEIDDAQDVLDKQDEILHGAEERADQTINDANAQADDIVGHAREEADATVSHAEQHAAKLVADAEARAQSMVEQARAEADRTIAQANDEYERSVAEGRAEQERMVSESEVVRRADEEAHRIVESAHTESNRLRSECDEFVDGKLSEFETTLNGLLRTVSSDRSALRGGAGVRSRGGDYQPSSRAGGVAGGSRYAESENYERRYNER, from the coding sequence ATGTACCGTGTCTTTGAGTCCCTAGATGAACTAGTCCAGCACTTGGAAGAGGCCCACAGCCTCCCCATGACCTCTAATTGCATGGTTCCGCGCCATGAAATGCTCGCGCTTCTCGACGACCTCCGAAACGCCCTGCCCGTTGAGATTGATGACGCGCAGGATGTCTTGGATAAGCAGGATGAAATCCTGCACGGCGCCGAAGAGCGCGCGGATCAGACGATCAACGACGCTAATGCGCAGGCCGATGACATCGTGGGCCATGCTCGCGAAGAGGCGGATGCCACGGTCTCCCACGCAGAACAGCATGCCGCCAAGCTAGTGGCTGATGCTGAAGCTCGCGCTCAGTCCATGGTGGAACAGGCCCGCGCGGAAGCAGACCGCACCATCGCTCAGGCCAATGATGAATATGAACGTTCCGTTGCAGAAGGCCGCGCCGAGCAAGAGCGCATGGTTTCGGAATCGGAAGTTGTGCGCCGCGCTGATGAGGAAGCACACCGCATCGTGGAGTCCGCCCACACTGAGTCCAACCGTCTGCGCAGTGAATGCGATGAGTTTGTAGACGGCAAGCTAAGCGAATTTGAAACCACCCTCAATGGGCTGCTGCGCACCGTAAGCTCCGACCGCTCTGCACTGCGCGGCGGTGCCGGGGTCCGTTCCCGCGGCGGCGACTACCAGCCCTCGAGTCGTGCCGGCGGTGTTGCGGGCGGCTCCCGCTACGCAGAAAGTGAGAACTACGAGCGTCGCTATAACGAGCGCTAA
- the gdhA gene encoding NADP-specific glutamate dehydrogenase — MSVDSQISEYYDKLLKRNAGEPEFHQAVSEVLDSLKIVLEKDPQYADYGLVERLCEPERQLIFRVPWIDDSGDIQVNRGFRVQFNSALGPYKGGLRFHPSVNLGIIKFLGFEQIFKNSLTGLPIGGGKGGSDFDPKGKSEVEVMRFCQSFMTELHRHIGEYRDVPAGDIGVGGREIGFLFGQYRRLTTQHESGVLTGKGLTWGGSLVRTEATGFGTVYLTNEMMKTHGESFDGAKVIVSGSGNVAIYAAAKAQELGATVVAMSDSSGYITTPNGVDIELLKDVKETRRERISTYAEEAGNGVEFHKGGNIWEVQADVALPCATQNELDGDSAKKLVDGGVRYVAEGANMPSTPEAVHVFQESKINFAPGKAANAGGVATSALEMQQNASRDSWSFDYTDDRLHAIMSNIFKNIDSTAKEYDREGDYVAGANIAGFKKVADAMLAQGVI, encoded by the coding sequence ATGTCAGTAGATAGCCAAATCTCTGAGTACTACGACAAATTGCTCAAGCGCAATGCGGGAGAACCGGAATTCCACCAAGCGGTTTCTGAGGTCCTGGATTCGCTGAAAATTGTCCTAGAAAAAGACCCGCAGTACGCGGACTACGGCCTGGTGGAGCGCCTGTGCGAGCCTGAACGCCAGCTCATCTTCCGCGTGCCATGGATCGACGATAGTGGCGACATCCAGGTCAACCGCGGCTTCCGCGTTCAGTTCAACTCCGCGCTCGGCCCCTACAAGGGTGGCCTGCGATTCCACCCCTCGGTCAACCTGGGCATCATCAAGTTCCTTGGCTTTGAGCAGATTTTCAAAAACTCCCTGACCGGCCTGCCCATTGGCGGCGGCAAGGGCGGTTCTGACTTTGATCCCAAGGGCAAGTCCGAGGTAGAGGTCATGCGCTTTTGCCAGTCCTTCATGACGGAGCTGCACCGCCATATTGGCGAATACCGCGACGTGCCGGCCGGTGACATCGGCGTCGGCGGCCGCGAGATCGGCTTCCTCTTTGGCCAGTACCGCCGACTGACCACGCAGCACGAATCCGGCGTCCTCACCGGCAAGGGATTGACCTGGGGTGGCTCCCTGGTTCGTACTGAGGCCACGGGCTTTGGCACGGTCTACCTCACCAATGAGATGATGAAGACGCACGGCGAGTCTTTCGACGGCGCCAAGGTTATCGTCTCCGGTTCTGGCAACGTGGCCATCTACGCCGCAGCCAAGGCCCAAGAGCTTGGCGCTACTGTAGTGGCCATGTCCGATTCCTCCGGCTACATCACCACCCCTAACGGCGTGGACATTGAGCTGCTCAAGGACGTCAAGGAAACCCGCCGTGAACGTATTTCCACCTACGCCGAAGAAGCTGGAAACGGCGTGGAATTCCACAAGGGGGGAAATATCTGGGAAGTGCAGGCAGACGTAGCTCTGCCGTGTGCCACCCAAAATGAGCTCGATGGCGATTCTGCCAAGAAGCTCGTTGACGGCGGCGTGCGTTACGTAGCCGAAGGTGCCAATATGCCGTCTACCCCAGAGGCGGTCCACGTCTTCCAAGAATCCAAGATCAACTTCGCGCCGGGCAAGGCAGCCAACGCTGGTGGCGTTGCTACCTCCGCGCTGGAAATGCAGCAAAACGCATCCCGCGACTCCTGGTCCTTTGATTACACCGATGATCGCCTCCACGCGATCATGTCCAATATCTTTAAAAACATCGATAGTACGGCCAAGGAATATGACCGTGAAGGCGATTACGTTGCCGGTGCAAATATTGCTGGCTTCAAGAAGGTAGCGGACGCCATGTTGGCACAGGGCGTTATCTAG
- a CDS encoding glycerate kinase has protein sequence MHIVVAPDSFKGTASAPEAAASIAMGVRQALPDATVTTLPMADGGEGTAAVLAQAAAAGGQSAETITLPTTDAIGRLTQASYVLAGATAFIDVASATGLPAVQDSLDPLHADSYGTGVLIADAETRGATSIVLGLGGTASIDAGMGILTALGAAAHDSRGYALPKGGAPLVQLDHIDTAQLNIKAGMLDFTLLADTRATPVQAATMYGPQKGAQGEQVALLAGAMLQACEVTGTDADSAYYGAAGGLPIGLSWLSRTLWGSDEHVRVLSGGTHVAAALGLPEKIASADLVITGEGRFDEQSLTGKAVGTITDLARQAGTPVGIIAGSFEHDTDAYCAPLSQEGSLAQQLAAAAGHIVKQL, from the coding sequence ATGCATATTGTTGTCGCCCCAGACTCATTTAAAGGCACCGCCTCCGCGCCCGAGGCCGCAGCCAGCATTGCTATGGGGGTGCGCCAAGCGCTTCCCGACGCCACGGTGACCACCCTGCCCATGGCCGATGGCGGCGAGGGCACCGCTGCCGTCCTCGCGCAGGCAGCAGCGGCCGGCGGACAATCCGCCGAGACCATTACCCTGCCCACTACCGACGCCATTGGCCGCTTGACTCAGGCAAGCTATGTTCTCGCCGGAGCCACTGCGTTCATTGACGTCGCCTCTGCCACTGGGCTGCCAGCCGTGCAGGACAGCCTTGATCCGCTCCACGCCGATTCCTATGGCACCGGCGTCTTGATCGCGGACGCAGAAACACGTGGCGCTACCTCGATCGTGCTGGGATTAGGCGGCACCGCCAGCATTGACGCCGGGATGGGCATCCTCACCGCACTCGGCGCCGCCGCGCACGACTCCCGCGGCTATGCCCTGCCCAAGGGCGGCGCTCCCCTCGTTCAGCTAGACCACATCGATACCGCGCAGCTCAATATCAAGGCGGGCATGCTTGACTTCACACTGCTGGCAGATACCCGCGCTACCCCAGTGCAGGCAGCAACCATGTACGGCCCGCAAAAGGGAGCTCAAGGCGAACAAGTAGCGCTGCTGGCCGGCGCCATGCTCCAAGCATGCGAGGTTACCGGCACCGATGCAGATTCTGCATATTATGGCGCCGCGGGTGGCCTTCCCATTGGCCTGTCCTGGCTCTCGCGCACCCTCTGGGGTTCAGACGAACACGTGCGCGTCCTGTCCGGCGGCACGCACGTGGCCGCTGCACTGGGCCTTCCGGAAAAGATCGCTTCGGCCGATCTCGTCATTACCGGCGAGGGCCGCTTTGATGAACAGTCTCTGACCGGCAAGGCAGTCGGAACCATCACGGATCTCGCCCGGCAAGCCGGAACGCCGGTGGGCATTATCGCCGGCTCCTTCGAGCATGACACCGACGCCTACTGCGCTCCCCTTAGCCAAGAAGGCTCGTTGGCCCAGCAGCTAGCGGCGGCCGCCGGGCACATCGTCAAGCAGCTCTAA
- a CDS encoding amidohydrolase encodes MSDSARIAQLTTSQEADLGWQQDFYEDLHRHPELSHEEERTAGRIRAKLADFDCEVVENIGGFGMVAIFRNGDGPTALLRADFDGLPVEEATGVSYSATNGKMHACGHDMHTTALLGACALLDASRSSWSGTFLALFQPAEESSVGAKDMLADNLIERVPRPDICLGQHIMPGRAGTVRHTAGPIMAGCDSLRIRVFGKSAHASMPHNSIDPTYIAAMIVTRLQAIVGREVAPHEFFVISVGELHSGDKNNIIPESAELVLNTRYYDPALAEKVYASLERMVKAECVASGSEQDPTFEYYAHGEVTDNDATAHAPVAEVFDAAFGSDSVIAAPSTASEDFCYLPQAWGVPYVFWHIGCTPEDELQDPPVNHQATFLPDYAPTVYASTRAAYGAALTYLAKP; translated from the coding sequence ATGTCTGATTCTGCCCGCATCGCCCAGCTCACCACTTCCCAGGAAGCCGATCTGGGGTGGCAGCAGGACTTTTATGAGGACCTGCACCGCCACCCCGAGCTTTCGCATGAAGAGGAGCGCACCGCCGGTCGCATCCGCGCCAAGCTCGCCGATTTTGACTGCGAGGTAGTAGAAAATATCGGCGGCTTTGGCATGGTCGCCATCTTCCGCAACGGCGATGGCCCTACTGCTTTGCTGCGTGCGGACTTTGACGGCCTACCAGTGGAAGAGGCCACCGGCGTGTCCTATTCCGCCACGAATGGAAAGATGCACGCCTGCGGGCACGATATGCACACCACGGCGCTACTGGGTGCCTGCGCGCTTCTCGACGCCTCCCGCAGCTCCTGGTCCGGCACCTTCCTCGCCCTTTTCCAACCTGCCGAAGAATCCTCCGTGGGAGCTAAGGACATGTTGGCCGATAACCTCATCGAGCGCGTGCCTCGTCCCGATATTTGCCTAGGCCAACACATCATGCCCGGCCGCGCCGGCACGGTGCGCCACACCGCCGGTCCCATCATGGCCGGCTGCGATTCCCTGCGCATTCGCGTCTTTGGAAAATCGGCCCACGCTTCCATGCCCCATAACTCCATCGACCCCACCTATATCGCGGCCATGATCGTCACCCGCCTCCAAGCTATTGTGGGCCGCGAAGTTGCCCCGCACGAGTTCTTTGTCATTTCCGTAGGCGAGCTACACTCCGGCGATAAAAACAACATCATTCCCGAATCCGCCGAGCTCGTGCTCAATACGCGCTACTACGATCCCGCACTCGCGGAAAAGGTCTATGCCTCCCTCGAGCGCATGGTCAAGGCCGAGTGTGTGGCGTCCGGAAGCGAGCAAGACCCGACCTTTGAGTACTATGCCCACGGCGAGGTCACCGATAACGACGCCACGGCCCACGCACCAGTGGCCGAGGTTTTCGATGCCGCTTTCGGCTCCGATTCGGTCATCGCCGCCCCTTCTACCGCCTCTGAGGACTTTTGCTACCTACCCCAGGCATGGGGCGTGCCTTATGTCTTCTGGCATATCGGCTGCACCCCGGAAGACGAGTTGCAAGACCCACCGGTCAACCACCAAGCAACCTTCCTGCCGGACTATGCCCCGACCGTCTATGCCTCCACCCGGGCAGCGTATGGTGCGGCATTGACCTACTTGGCAAAGCCCTAA
- a CDS encoding glycogen/starch/alpha-glucan phosphorylase, with translation MSQPRHSVFESTVPSHVRAASGVSPHSASYRKFWSGLSGAVMEQIADNWERTRSAYAATRQQHYFSAEFLQGRALLNNLTNLGLVDDAKAAASAADHELSDVLEAEHDAALGNGGLGRLAACFLDSAVTQDYPVTGYGLLYRYGLFRQSFENGFQKEQPDAWMENGYDFIIRRASEQRRVHFDDMDVRAIPYDMPITGYGTDNVGTLRLWKSEPIDEFDYDAFNSQRFTEAIVDRERVMDICRVLYPNDTTYEGKVLRVRQQYFFVSASLQTMVDNYIAQHGEDLTGFAQYNSIQLNDTHPVLAIPELLRILLDDHGLSWDAAWKIVTETFAYTNHTVLAEALESWEVSIFQKLFWRIWQLVEEIDRRFREDMAHRGLDQGRIDYMAPVSNGQVHMAWIACYAAYSINGVAALHTEIIKADTLSEWHELWPEKFNNKTNGVTPRRWLKMCNPRLAELLTQQAGSDAWVTDLTQLARLADKADDADLLRELIAIKQANKRDFAQWVNVHQGAEIDPDSIFDVQIKRLHEYKRQLMNALYVLDLYFRIKDEGETVPKRTFIFGAKAAPGYDRAKAIIKLINTIADLVNNDPATKDIIRVVFVENYNVSPAEHIIPAADISEQISVAGKEASGTSNMKFMMNGALTLGTMDGANVEIVEAVGEDNAYIFGARNEELPQLRAEYNPGELYQSVPGLARVLDALVDGTLGADNAGIFGDLRASLLDGFGEHAQDQYYVLGDFADYRETRDRMAAEYKEDELAWAKKAWLNICYSGRFSSDRTIADYANEVWKIQPTPISQR, from the coding sequence ATGAGCCAGCCACGGCACTCTGTTTTCGAATCCACCGTTCCCTCCCATGTTCGTGCGGCCTCCGGTGTAAGCCCGCACAGCGCTTCCTACCGCAAGTTCTGGTCGGGCCTATCTGGTGCCGTCATGGAGCAGATTGCCGATAATTGGGAGCGCACCCGTTCCGCCTACGCTGCGACCCGCCAACAGCACTACTTCTCTGCGGAGTTCCTGCAGGGCCGCGCACTGCTCAATAACCTCACCAACCTAGGCTTGGTCGACGATGCCAAGGCAGCGGCCTCCGCTGCCGACCACGAGCTGAGCGATGTCCTCGAAGCCGAGCACGATGCCGCGCTCGGCAACGGTGGCCTCGGCCGCCTTGCCGCTTGCTTCCTCGATTCCGCTGTCACCCAGGACTACCCCGTCACTGGTTATGGCCTGCTTTACCGTTACGGCCTTTTCCGCCAGTCCTTTGAAAATGGCTTCCAGAAGGAACAGCCTGATGCGTGGATGGAAAACGGCTATGACTTCATCATCCGCCGCGCCTCCGAGCAGCGCCGCGTCCACTTTGATGACATGGACGTGCGCGCCATTCCTTATGACATGCCTATTACTGGCTACGGAACCGATAACGTAGGCACGCTACGCCTGTGGAAGTCCGAGCCCATCGATGAATTCGATTATGATGCCTTCAACTCCCAGCGCTTTACGGAGGCCATTGTCGATCGCGAGCGCGTCATGGATATCTGCCGCGTGCTCTACCCCAACGACACCACCTACGAGGGCAAGGTACTGCGCGTTCGCCAACAGTACTTCTTTGTCTCCGCATCCCTGCAGACCATGGTGGATAACTACATTGCCCAGCACGGCGAGGACCTCACCGGTTTTGCGCAGTACAACTCCATCCAGCTCAATGACACCCACCCAGTGCTCGCCATCCCCGAGCTCCTGCGCATTCTGCTCGATGACCACGGTCTGAGCTGGGATGCGGCGTGGAAGATCGTCACCGAGACCTTCGCCTACACCAACCACACCGTGCTCGCGGAGGCACTGGAGAGCTGGGAAGTGTCCATCTTCCAAAAGCTATTCTGGCGCATCTGGCAGTTGGTGGAAGAAATCGATCGCCGCTTCCGCGAAGACATGGCCCATCGCGGCCTGGATCAGGGTCGCATTGACTACATGGCGCCGGTGTCCAACGGGCAGGTTCACATGGCCTGGATCGCCTGCTACGCCGCTTACTCCATTAACGGTGTCGCCGCCCTGCATACCGAAATCATCAAGGCCGATACGCTGTCCGAATGGCATGAGCTCTGGCCAGAAAAATTCAACAATAAGACCAATGGCGTCACCCCGCGCCGCTGGCTGAAGATGTGCAACCCCCGCCTGGCAGAACTGCTCACCCAGCAGGCTGGTTCCGATGCGTGGGTTACTGACCTCACCCAGCTGGCCAGACTTGCCGATAAGGCCGACGATGCTGACCTACTACGAGAACTGATCGCCATCAAGCAGGCCAATAAGCGCGACTTTGCGCAGTGGGTAAACGTCCACCAAGGCGCTGAAATCGACCCTGATTCTATCTTTGACGTGCAGATTAAGCGCCTGCACGAGTACAAGCGCCAGCTGATGAACGCCCTCTACGTCCTTGACCTCTACTTCCGCATCAAGGACGAGGGCGAAACTGTGCCGAAGCGTACTTTCATCTTTGGTGCCAAGGCCGCACCGGGCTACGACCGCGCTAAGGCGATTATTAAGCTCATCAACACCATCGCAGACCTGGTCAATAACGACCCGGCCACCAAGGACATCATCCGCGTCGTCTTCGTGGAGAATTACAACGTCTCCCCCGCAGAGCACATCATCCCAGCCGCTGATATCTCCGAGCAGATTTCTGTGGCTGGCAAGGAAGCCTCCGGCACGTCCAATATGAAGTTCATGATGAATGGTGCACTGACCTTGGGCACCATGGATGGAGCAAACGTAGAAATCGTCGAGGCGGTTGGCGAGGACAACGCTTATATCTTCGGCGCCCGCAATGAAGAGTTGCCGCAGCTGCGCGCCGAGTACAACCCAGGCGAGCTTTACCAGAGCGTGCCAGGCTTGGCCCGCGTACTGGATGCGCTTGTCGACGGCACCCTGGGCGCAGACAATGCCGGTATCTTCGGCGATCTGCGCGCCTCGCTTCTCGACGGCTTCGGGGAGCACGCCCAAGACCAGTACTACGTCCTAGGTGACTTCGCCGACTACCGCGAGACCCGCGACCGCATGGCCGCGGAGTATAAGGAGGACGAGCTTGCGTGGGCAAAGAAGGCGTGGCTAAATATCTGTTATTCCGGTCGTTTCTCCTCGGACCGAACCATCGCGGACTACGCGAACGAGGTGTGGAAGATCCAGCCGACCCCGATTTCCCAGCGCTAA